The sequence CTAAAGGTATCGACCTGAAGAGAGGTCAGCAGGAGTTTGACGTGGACTTCAAAAAGATCTATTCAATCGAAATAGAACGACTCATCAGCGATGGCTCCGCAAAACTCGAAGGCGATCAATTGACCTTAACCAAAAAGGGAATGTTCCTCGCCGATGGAATTGCATCAGATTTCTTTATTTTAGGACATGAAGATTAAAATCGACCTTAACGGCACTGAGTATCAGGCTGACTTAAGCAGCCCACTGGATATCTCCATTCCGCTGAGTCCTGAAGGTCCGCGAGCATGGTACGTCGACCCCATGACGATTGAACCCGTTCGAAACGATTTGTTTACAGGAAGCATCGCCGAGGGAGGCAATGTGAATTTCAGAAACATCTCCTTCAACCCACATGGCCACGGTACTCACACCGAATCATCAGGGCACATTGATGAAGAAGTGCTTTCCGTCAATTCCATTCTTAAACAATACTTTTTCACTGCACTTCTGGTCAGCATTGAGCCTGAAATTTACAGGGAAAGCGAAGTCGTGTTCCGAAATCAGGGAGACCTGATTATTACAAAAGATCAAATAGAAAAGGCCATCGTTGATGTGAAATGCGAGGCCTTAATCCTTCGAACATTACCCAATCCCGTTGATAAAAAATCAATGGTTTATTCGGGAACGAACCCTCCTTTTCTGGAGCCCGAAGCATTGACACTTATGCGATCAAAAGGAATTAAACACCTACTGCTGGATCTTCCGTCAGTCGACCGTGAAGTCGATGGCGGGCGACTTCAAGCGCATCACGCCTTTTGGAAAAGCGGTTTTGAAGGAGACAATACCTGCACCATCACAGAGATGATCTTTGTACCTGATGAAGTCAGCGATGGAAAATACCTGCTCAACTTGCAAACAGCGCCTTTCGAAAATGACGCTTCTCCATCGAGACCGATTCTTTTTTCATTAGCAGAGTCATGAATAGAAAGGAGTGGAACGAAACACATAAAAAGAATTGGCAGGGAGGACTTAAAAAGACCGAAAATGGGCGGACAACATTCCAATCTATTGCAATAAAAGAGCTTACAAATGTTTTATCCAATTTGGCAATTGCTTTTGAGATTCAAGAGAGTACCGTACAGGATATAACTGACCGAAAATCGGAATACAAAATGTTGGAAATCGACATTAATCACTCATGTGTTACTAATTGCTTTATATACTTTGATCAACTGGATATCAGTGCAGACAAAGAAACTTTACACTTTGAACACCAGGGCTATATTTCACCTGACTCATTGATTCAGTCATTTCTTAATGTGATCACTGAAAAATTAGAATCCTACTAAACTTTAATTCAAAAAATGCACGTTGACGAATACCGCGAATACTGCCTTGCCCGCAAGGGAGTCACCGAGAGTTTTCCATTCGATGAGCATGTGCTTGTCTTCAAAGTGATGGGAAAAATGTTTGCTCTGTGTAATATCGACAACTACCAAAGTTTTAACCTGAAGTGCGATCCCGAATACGCCATAGAGCTAAGAGAAGCCTATCCCGACTTGATCATACCGGGCTGGCACATGAGTAAAAAGCACTGGAATACAGTTAGTGCTGAGGGCCTCGACTCCAAATTTCAAAAGAAGTTAATTGATCATTCCTACGACTTGGTAGTTTCCTCACTTCCGAAGAAGACCCAAGCAGAACTAGCTTAACTTTGCCACTGTGAAAAAGAATTCTTTCGTAAAAGCGATTGTCGGTTATTTCTTCCGCGGACTGCTATTGGTCGTGCCGATTTCATTAATCGCATACATCGTCTACAAGCTTTTTGTGATGTTGGATGAGATCATTCCAATGGATATTCCCGGCTTGGGTATATTGATTCTTCTTGGAGGAATTACCGTTTTAGGCTTTCTGGGCTCTACATTCATCGCAGAACCGATTTACAAGCGGGCCAACCGAATACTGGACAGGGTTCCATTGGTAAAAACCATCTATACCGCGATCACAGATTTGCTCTCGGCTTTCGTTGGACAGAAGAAAAGCTTTTCGCGTCCCGTACTGGTAAAGCTAAACCGAGAAAGCGAAATAGAAAAACCCGGGTTTATTACCAACGACGACCTTAGTGTACTGAATCTGAAAACGGGCAAAATAGCGGTCTACCTGCCACATAGCTACAATTTCTCAGGAAATATTTTTATCGTCCCCATAGAAAACGTGACTCCCGTAGTCGTGAATACTGCCGACTTTATGAAATTCATCGTATCGGGTGGTGTAGCAGATGTTGGGAAGAAAGTGGACGAACAGGAAGATGAAAAAAGCTAAAGTCGGAAACCTCCTACTCTTGCATGTGGTCGTTTTCATCTTCGGCTTCACAGGCATTTTGGGAAAGCTTATAGAAACAGATTCTGATCTGCTCGTGTGGTGGAGAATGCTCATTGCCGCCATTTCTATAGCGCTATTCGCTTACCCTGCCGGGAAAATTCACAAGTCTATATGGCTGAATGCCAAAACATATCTCGGTGTCGGTTTTCTGATTGCTCTGCACTGGGTCACCTTTTTTCAAGCCATTAAAATTTCGAATGTAAGTGTCACCTTGGCTTGTCTGAGTTCGGCGTCCTTATTCACGGCAATATTAGAACCACTCATTTTCAAGCGTAAGATTGATCCTGCCGAGCTTTTTTTTGGATCTATGGTAGTGATCGGTTTGGTTTTGATTTTCAGTTTCGAAACGGAATATGCCGCAGGTATCGTGATGGCCTTGGCATCCGCTTTTTTAGCCTCTCTTTTTACCGTCATCAACGGTCGATTGATCGAAAAAGATAATCCCTACAGAATTAGCCTGGTCGAAATGATCGGAGGCGTTTTGGGAATCAGCATTTGGCTAGGCCTTTCAGGAAAACTGGGTCTCAACCTAATCGATATTCCTGCATCAGATTGGGTTTGGATACTTCTTTTAGGAAGCATATGCACCGCATTCGCCTTTGTGGCAAGCGTCAAAGTCATGGAAGAGCTGACGCCTTTTACCGTTTCGCTGACCATCAATCTCGAACCGGTTTACGGAATTATCCTAGCCTTTTTCATTTTCGGCTCCAGCGAAGAAATGACCTTCGGCTTTTATATGGGTACGATTCTAATCCTCGGAGCATTGTATCTTAATGCCTTGAAAAAGAAAGGAAAGCTCCCCTTCAGAAAAGCGAGGTTGAAACAAAAAACAAACGATTAAGGAAAGCGTTAACTTCATAATTAAACCGAAAAACCTATGTCGGCGACCATCAAAGACGAAAAAACTTATTGCCCGAATCCAATTGCCTACGAGCGCTTTCAAACCAGATCGGTGAAAATCGGCTCGGTTGGAATGGGCGGCGACAACCCGATACGCGTTCAATCCATGACCACCACCGACACCATGGATACAGAAGGCTCCATTGCGCAGTCTATCCGAATGATAGAAGTGGGCTGTGAGCTCGTGCGCATTACCGCCCCGAGTAAAAAAGACGCTGAGAACCTTCGGCCAATAAAAGAAGGTATTCGCACCAAAGGGTACGACACCCCTTTGGTTGCTGACATTCACTTTACCCCAAATGCCGCAGAAATTGCTGCACGCATCGTAGAGAAGGTGAGAGTAAACCCCGGAAACTACGCCGACAAGAAAAAATTTGAAACAATAGAATACACCGACGAAAGCTATCAGGCCGAGTTGGATCGAATCCGAAAGCGCTTTAGTCCATTAGTGGAAATCTGCAAAGAGGAAGGAACCGCTATGCGAATTGGGACGAACCACGGGTCGCTGAGTGATCGCATTCTGAGTCGCTATGGTGATACGCCGGAGGGAATGGTCGAGTCGGCGATGGAGTTTTTGAACATCTGCCGAGACCACGATTATCACGAATTGGTGCTCAGCATGAAGGCCAGCAATACGCAAGTGATGGTGCAGGCCTACCGCCTTTTGGTAAAGCGCATGATGGACGAGGGAATGAATTACCCGATCCATCTTGGGGTAACCGAGGCAGGAGAAGGCGAAGACGGAAGAATCAAATCAGCCGTGGGAATCGGTACATTATTGGAAGATGGAATTGGTGACACCGTTCGCGTAAGCTTGACGGAAGAACCCGAAGAAGAGATTCCCGTAGCTCGAATCTTAGTCGACCGCTACGAAAATAGAAACACTCACACCACGATAAAAGAAATCAGCCATAACCCATTGGATCCTTTTTCATACACACGTCGCAATACGTATCGCGTAGCCAATATGGGAGATGGTCAAGCACCAATTGTGGTAGGAGACCTTTCGGGAAAAGCTGAAATCAAACCCGCCTCTTTTTTTCCTTTCGGCTATAGCTACAGTGTACCACTGGACAAATGGAACATTGGCGATCAAGCTGCGGATTACATCTTCATCGGGGAGAACACCGTAGATTTTCAAATCCCTGGAACGCTTGGCGTAATAGTAAATGAGCACACTTGGAACGAGCAATCACACAAACCGAGGGTGTATCCTCTGATCTCTGCCAAATCGTTTTTGGAAAACGGGGAATTGAGCTCGACAATAAATTTCATATCCGCCGACGAAATGGATCTTTTCGACTCCACTTTCATTGAAAAATTAAAGGCTTCCAAACATTCCGTTTTGGTGCTGGAAACTGAAAATGAGCACGCAATGCCAGCTTTGCGACGTGCATTTATGGAGTTGATGAATCGCGAATCGGATATTCCAGTGGTGATCAAAAGAAAATACGACAACCTCGATAGAGATCATTTCCAAATTTACGCTTCCACCGATGCGGGTGGATTGTTCTTAGATGGATTAGGAGATGGGATTTGGGTTCAATCGGATTTGGTGGATGCCCGAACAACAAACTCATTGAACTTTGGAATCCTTCAAGCCACCCGAACACGCATCAGCAAAACCGAATACATCTCTTGTCCGTCTTGTGGACGAACATTATTCGACTTACAAGAAACAACGGCGAAGATTCGCGCTCGCACCGAACACTTGAAAGGCGTGAAAATCGGAATCATGGGCTGTATTGTAAATGGCCCGGGTGAAATGGCCGATGCAGATTACGGATACGTCGGGACAGGTGTAGGAAAAATTACCCTTTACAAAGAGAAGGAAGTGGTAAAACGAAATGTCCCTTCCGAAAATGCGGTGGACGAACTGATTGACCTCATTCGCGAGCACGGCGATTGGATCGAACCTAAAGAAGCCTAAACATGAAAGCAGTTATCGCAGGAGCCACAGGCTTGATCGGCACCTTTCTTGTCGATAGGATGAAAACTGATAAAGACGTGATGACCGTTACGGCTTTAACACGCAGAGACGGTGAGCAAGTTGGAAAAGTAGCTTGGACAAAAGTCGATTTCGACAATTTGGATGATCTGAAAAATGCTTGCGATGGGGCAAGCCACGCCTTTTGTTGTTTGGGTACTACCATAAATACCGCAGGATCAAAAGAGGCCTTTCGCAAAGTAGATCACGATTATGTGATCGATTTCGCGAAAGCGGCCAAGTCACAAGGCATTGAACGCTTCAGTGTAGTAAGCGCCATTGGCAGCAGTGCTGACTCCAGTGTTTTTTACAATAAGGTAAAAGGCGAGATGGAAAGAGATTTGGAAAATATCGGCTTTGCAAGTCTGCATGTTTTTCATCCATCACTTTTGCTGGGCCCAAGAAAAGAGGATCGCTTGGGTGAGAAAATAGGGACGGTCGGTATGAAACTCGTCTCTCCACTCATGATGGGATCGCTCACAAAGTACAAGCCCATCCATGTGAAAACGGTGGCAGGCGCCATGCTCAGATTAGCCAAATCACCCGAGAAGGGAGTTCAGCATTATGAATACGATGAGATGACCGAGGCTTACTGAGTCTTATACAACTCCTCTCCCGCTTCGTAGTACTTATCCCCTTCAGTCCAGTATGGTCTTTCAGGCATATTTCCTACCAATCTGCAGGCATGCACGTAGGCCTTTGTGAATTTGAACAGGTAGTCGTAATCCACCGAATCAGGGTTATCACCTGCTTGGTGATAGTACTTTAACAGTTCATCGTCAAAAGCAGTTACACCCATCGTATACATTACAGCAGGAATACCCTTTGCGGCAAAACTCACTTGGTCTGATCGGTCAAAGAGATTTTGATCGGGCATTTGATCGGCAATGGTTCCTAATCCGTATGTTTCACCAGCAGTGATAAACGCTTCGGTGGCCGTAGTGCGCTCCAAGCCAATGATGGTGGTGATACTCGTATCGTTGTATCCCGCATTGTCGCTATTGAAGCACATAACGATACTTTCGAGAGGAACAACAGGGTGCTCCACGAACCACTCGCTTCCGAGTAGTCCTTTTTCCTCTCCCGTAAAGAAGATAAACATCGAAGTACGATCCAGCGGGTACTTCGCAATATTGTGAGCGGCTTCCAAAACGGTGATGGAGCCTATTCCATTGTCACGGGTTCCGTTGTAAATGGTATCACCCTCGGCATCAGGCTGTCCTAAACCTACGTGGTCATAGTGAGCTGAGTAGACCACGATTTCATCTTTAAGGTCAGGATTCGTTCCCTCTACCATTCCGATCACGTTGTAAGCGAAGAAACGCTCAATTGTGGCTCCGTCGATATTCAGTTCTGCCTTTTTTACCTTTTCAGCAAAAAAATCGGCCGAGGTGTTCCAAGAGTCATTTAACCAAAGATGAGGAAGTCCCTCTTCCTTTTCTTCGCCCATATCCAAAGAGATACTCGGACCACCGATGTAATTCTTGATAATCTTCCAGCTGATTTGAGTGGATGAATAGAGCTCGATCAAAGCCAAAGCTCCATTCTCTGCCGCTCTTTTTCTCTTTGCTCTTCCAGCCATGAACGCCTTGCGAACATTCGGCTCTCCTTTATCGCCAAGGCGAACTACGACTATTTTGCCTTCTACTTTAGCGTTTGCGAAATCGTCCTCACTTCCATAGTCCAGGAAAACCACTTTGGCTTCTAGGTTTGCTGAGCTTCCATCGAGCAATAGGATGTCCTCACCGAGCGCATAAGTCGAATCTTTCACCATAAATGCACCTGAGGCGGGTGGTGTGACCTTCTTAAAATTCACCTTTTGACGGTAGCTATCCATCCCCGGTGCCGTTTTCACTCCCCACTCTTTCATGCGAGTGGCCAAGTATTTGGCTGCAATTTCTTGCTCAGGCGAAGGGGTATCCCTTCCCTTCAATTCATCTGAAGCAATAAATTCAATTTTAGCCTGCACTCCCGAATGGGTTACAGTCTCCTCAACCAGCGACTGAGTGTTTTGGGCGAAGGCCCCAAAAAATGCAACGGAAAGAATGGTGGAAAGAAAAATATTTGTCTTCATAAGGTGAATAAGTGAGGCGCGAAAATAGTAAAAAGCAAGGTTAACCAGTTAGAAGGGAATCAGCCGTTTAGTTTTTGAAGGGAAACTAGCTCACTTCACCAATTTCTATTTGCTCTAAAATAAGGTTCAAACTATCGCCGGTAGTGCTGAAATCAGCTTTAAACTCTTCGGGAATCGGATCGCCTGAAGGAAGATCTTGTTGGTAAGGATCCACTTGTTTGCCATTAACCCAAAATCGGTAGCAGACATGTGGACCACTGGCCAATCCGGTAGAGCCCACATAACCGATCACATCACCCTGGCGAACATAGGCTCCATTATTTACTGCCCGCTTTGACATGTGCAGGTATTGCGTTGTATAAGTACTGTTGTGCCTAATCTTCACGTAATTTCCATTGTACTTCCCATATGCCGAAGCAATTACTTCTCCATCTGCCGTAGCCACAATAGGCGTGCCTTGAGGTGCTGCATAGTCAGTTCCCAAATGTGCTTTAAAACGGCGCTGAACGGGATGGTAACGCTTCATGGTATAGCGCGAGGAAATTCGCGAAAACTTGACCGGTGCTTTTAAAAATGCCCTTCTCAGATTCTCTCCTTCAAGGTCGAAATAATCACTCACCTTTCCTTCTTCAAAGAGAAAAGCACTAAAAATCTCATCGCGGTGACCGAATTCAGCGGCTATGACCTCTCCTACTCCAATACGCTGGCCTTCGACAAAACGCTCTTCGAAAATCACCTTAAAATAGTCTCCCTTTTGGATACGATAAAAATCGACAGTCCAGGCGTAAATCAAACTCAACTCCATAGCCAAATCGATAGGAAGGTCGTTATCGGCAATGGTTTGATACAAGGAGCTATTAATCATACCTCCGGCTTCTCTCAATTTCGTCTCAATGGGCTTTTGACCTAGATATGCCGAAATACTATCCCCCAATTGATAAACAACATAATTAGCAGGACTGGTTTCTACCACAAAGAAGCTGGCCTTCTTAGTGCTATCCCGATTGGTAAATACAGCATAGTTATCCCCTGCTTTCAGCTTTCGAACATCGTGCACATCCTTGCTTGCTCCTTCTAACTCAGCAATTTCGCCGTAAGGAACTCCGTACCCCAGAAGGATATCGGCTAGGAACTGATTTTTTTTGATCGTCCCTTCGTGAATCTTGTACGCATCCTCTTCGATACCATACCGTTTAGGAACCTCATCTACCTGAATGGAAACATCTTCAGGATCTAAGTCCTCTATATTTTCTTCACCCTGTGAACAGGAATAAGTGAGAAATAGAATGGATAATAAAAGGAGAGAATTTGTGAAACGCATTTGCATCGAGTGCGAATATAGAAATCGAAGACCGAATCAGTCGATTTTTGCGATGGGATTTGACAAGTTTTGGTATTCGACCAATTCCATCTTGATAGAACCTACCAGTACTTTAGCTTGCGCCAAAACGGGAATTTTGTTCTTATCGTCAGTAATCCAAACGATCATATCCTCCTCTTCTTCAAAGATTCTACCCTCTTGAACTACGGGTACGAATTTGAGACAACGATAAGTCCCTGTCCTCGATTTGAGATTTTCTTTTCCGAGGTATCTGATCTTTAACGGAAACTCTTCGCCATCGACAAAGGTTGGAATGGTGAAAACATCTCCTGCCCGTGCATTGGAAAAATCGATGGTTCTGGCAAAATAAAATGACGAGAGCATGTCTTGCGACAATGGTGGAATCTTAAACGTGTCGCCTTTGTTTGTGCTTACCGCAGCCTTATGTTGGTGAAAGCTGTACGTCTGTTTTTTTTCATAGCCACCTTCTCGAATGTCACGAACAAACTCCCACGGGAAGATTCCTTCTTCATCCAGATAGGTTTCGTACCGATCTCGCACTTTGAAAAACCAGTTGAATGCGCCTAGCGTCTTTCCGGTTCCAATGACATGCAGCGCTTCGCGACCTTGGTATTTTCTCTTGCTTTTGTAGACATTCAATTCGGCCTCACCTGCATCAATAATTCCGTAATGCAACCTGAATCGAAGATATTCCCCTTCTCCAAAGGCAGTTTGATCAATCTCAGGCAAATCCATCACGGGAAGAGTATCCAGACTCGCCTCAGGGGGTCTCTTCTGTGAGAAACCAAACAAGGTCAAAAAGACGGCTATGATGAGAAGTGCTACTTGCTTCATGAAAAGGATTATTCAAATTCCGTTCCAAAGGAGGTGGAAGACTACATAGTAGACGTTTATGAAGAAAAAAAATTGCTTTTATATCACAACATTCACAATACGTTTGGGCACAACGATAACCTTCTTAGGCGTTTTCCCTTCCAAATATTTCGCAGCTTCCGCCGAATCAAGGACAGCTTTTTCCACTTCTTCTTTTGACATGTCAGCTGCCAATGCCATTTTGAAGCGCATCTTTCCATTGAAAGAAACAGGGTATTCAAACTCGTCATCTTCCAAATACTTCTGTTCGAAAGCGGGCCAAGGCTGCTTGAGCACGGAGTCCGTGTTTCCCAGTTTCTCCCAGATTTCCTCAGCGAAGTGAGGCCCATAAGGTGAAATCAAAATGGCCAAAGTCTCGAGAACCTGCTTGTTATTGCTCTTCAAGGCTGTGAGTTCATTAACGGCAATCATCAAAGTACTCACTACGGTATTCCACGAGAGTCGCTCTAGGTCATCTGTCACTTTCTTGATGCAGCGGTGGAGGGCTTGCAATTCCTTCTTCGTAGGTGCTTCATTGCTCACTGAAACGTTTCCATCTCCATCGTGGAGCAAGCGCCAGAATTTTCGTAAAAAATTGTGGACTCCGCTGATTCCCTGCGTATCCCAAGGTTTCGATTGCTCCACAGGCCCGAGGAACATCTCGTACATCCGTAGGGTATCAGCCCCGTACTGATCGCAAAGCGCATCGGGCGTCACCACATTGTACCATCGCTTAGACATCTTTTCCACCTCATGGCCGCAATGGTACTTTCCATCTTGGCTCAAGATGAAATAAGCATCTTCGTATTGCCTTCTCCACTTTCTAAACTCTTCGACTTTTAAAACATCGTTTTCAACCAAATTCACCTCAACGTGAAGTGGGGTTACGGAAAATTCTGCGGTAGCATTACTCGTATCCATTCCTCCAAATTCACTCAATTGTTCATGGAGCAATGTCTGTAGCTTTTGAATGACATACTGGCGATTTTCGGTAAGGTATTCGTGCTTTTTCCAGTCGTCGTAAATCTCCTTTGAGACAAATATTTCAGGAAAAGATCGAGGAGAAGGCAAATCTTCGCCATCGGTGAATCCCGGGATATCATAATTCAAAATATCCAAACGATAAATCAAGCTCGACCGACCCAAGATCATTCCTTGGTTGATCATTTTGCCGAAAGGCTCATCAAACTGAATGAAGCCGCGATCAGATAAAAACTTGGTCCAAAAACGAGAATACAGTAAGTGACCCGTAGCATGTTCGGCACCACCGATGTATAAATCAACCGCCCCCCAATAGTCAGCCTTTTCTGGCGAAACAGGCAGGTCAGTGTTTTTGGGATCCATGTAACGGAGAAAGTACCATGACGATCCGGCCCAACCAGGCATCGTGTTGTGCTCCATTCTATCGCCTTCAAAGATGGGCCAATCTTCTTTTTTGGCTCTAGCCAATGGTGGCTCACCTGAATCAGTTGGAAGATATTTATCTACAGGCGGAAGTGTCAGTGGTAGCTGATCATCCTTCAAAAGATGCGGCACATTGTCTTTGTAGTAAACCGGGAATGGCTCACCCCAATAACGCTGGCGCGAAAAGATGGCATCGCGTAGACGGTAATTGACCTTTCCGTACCCGATGCGCTTTTCTTCCAATTCGTGAATTACCGCTTTCATAGCCCTCTCGTAGGTCATTCCTTCGAGAAAACCAGAATTCTGGAGCTTCGCTGATTTTCCTGAAAAAGCTTCCTCCGAAATATCAACTCCTTCGAAGATATTCGGGATCTCAATATCAAATGTATTGGCGAAAGCGTAATCTCGTTCATCACCCGATGGAACGGCCATTACTGCTCCCGTTCCATAGCCTGCCAAAACGTAATCGGCAATCCAAACAGGAACCTTTTCTCCTGAAAAGGGATGGGTGGCGTATGCTCCGGTAAATTCTCCGGTAACGGTCTTCACCTCACTCTGTCGCTCGCGCTCGGTCTTGGCCATGCTCTTTTTCACATAGGCTTCTACCGCTTCGCGACGATCGTCAGTGGTGATCTTCTTTACCAAGTCGTGTTCGGGTGCCAAAACCATAAAGCTGACACCAAAAATCGTATCGGGACGAGTTGTAAAAACATCAATGTGGTCGGGATGATCGGCCAGCATAAAACGAACCATAGCTCCAATGGACTTTCCAATCCAGTTGCGCTGCATGTCTTTGATAGAATCTTGCCAATCGACTTTTTCCAGGCCCTCGAGAAGTCGATCGGCATAGGCAGTAATCCGGAGACTCCACTGATTCATCAATCGTTGCTCGACGGGGTGTCCACCGCGTTCGCTCAATCCGTCTTTGATCTCGTCGTTGGCCAGAACGGTTCCCAAAGCCTCGCACCAGTTTACCCAGGTTTCGCTTAGGTAAGCCAATCGGTAGTGACTTAAAACTTCTTGTTTCTGGTGATCTTTCAAAACCTTCCAATCGGTGGCCGTGAGTTCTCCTGCGAAATATTCCCCGAAAGGAAAATCAGATAGATCAAGTTGTTTGTGCCAATCTCGATCTATGAAGGCATCCACTCCGTAAGTTCCATTTTCTTCAAAGGCGGCAACAAGGGTTGAGATATCTTCGGCTTGGTTTGTTTTTTTGTTG comes from Cryomorphaceae bacterium 1068 and encodes:
- a CDS encoding cyclase family protein, encoding MKIKIDLNGTEYQADLSSPLDISIPLSPEGPRAWYVDPMTIEPVRNDLFTGSIAEGGNVNFRNISFNPHGHGTHTESSGHIDEEVLSVNSILKQYFFTALLVSIEPEIYRESEVVFRNQGDLIITKDQIEKAIVDVKCEALILRTLPNPVDKKSMVYSGTNPPFLEPEALTLMRSKGIKHLLLDLPSVDREVDGGRLQAHHAFWKSGFEGDNTCTITEMIFVPDEVSDGKYLLNLQTAPFENDASPSRPILFSLAES
- a CDS encoding MmcQ/YjbR family DNA-binding protein, with product MHVDEYREYCLARKGVTESFPFDEHVLVFKVMGKMFALCNIDNYQSFNLKCDPEYAIELREAYPDLIIPGWHMSKKHWNTVSAEGLDSKFQKKLIDHSYDLVVSSLPKKTQAELA
- a CDS encoding DUF502 domain-containing protein, which produces MKKNSFVKAIVGYFFRGLLLVVPISLIAYIVYKLFVMLDEIIPMDIPGLGILILLGGITVLGFLGSTFIAEPIYKRANRILDRVPLVKTIYTAITDLLSAFVGQKKSFSRPVLVKLNRESEIEKPGFITNDDLSVLNLKTGKIAVYLPHSYNFSGNIFIVPIENVTPVVVNTADFMKFIVSGGVADVGKKVDEQEDEKS
- a CDS encoding EamA family transporter, encoding MKKAKVGNLLLLHVVVFIFGFTGILGKLIETDSDLLVWWRMLIAAISIALFAYPAGKIHKSIWLNAKTYLGVGFLIALHWVTFFQAIKISNVSVTLACLSSASLFTAILEPLIFKRKIDPAELFFGSMVVIGLVLIFSFETEYAAGIVMALASAFLASLFTVINGRLIEKDNPYRISLVEMIGGVLGISIWLGLSGKLGLNLIDIPASDWVWILLLGSICTAFAFVASVKVMEELTPFTVSLTINLEPVYGIILAFFIFGSSEEMTFGFYMGTILILGALYLNALKKKGKLPFRKARLKQKTND
- the ispG gene encoding (E)-4-hydroxy-3-methylbut-2-enyl-diphosphate synthase, translated to MSATIKDEKTYCPNPIAYERFQTRSVKIGSVGMGGDNPIRVQSMTTTDTMDTEGSIAQSIRMIEVGCELVRITAPSKKDAENLRPIKEGIRTKGYDTPLVADIHFTPNAAEIAARIVEKVRVNPGNYADKKKFETIEYTDESYQAELDRIRKRFSPLVEICKEEGTAMRIGTNHGSLSDRILSRYGDTPEGMVESAMEFLNICRDHDYHELVLSMKASNTQVMVQAYRLLVKRMMDEGMNYPIHLGVTEAGEGEDGRIKSAVGIGTLLEDGIGDTVRVSLTEEPEEEIPVARILVDRYENRNTHTTIKEISHNPLDPFSYTRRNTYRVANMGDGQAPIVVGDLSGKAEIKPASFFPFGYSYSVPLDKWNIGDQAADYIFIGENTVDFQIPGTLGVIVNEHTWNEQSHKPRVYPLISAKSFLENGELSSTINFISADEMDLFDSTFIEKLKASKHSVLVLETENEHAMPALRRAFMELMNRESDIPVVIKRKYDNLDRDHFQIYASTDAGGLFLDGLGDGIWVQSDLVDARTTNSLNFGILQATRTRISKTEYISCPSCGRTLFDLQETTAKIRARTEHLKGVKIGIMGCIVNGPGEMADADYGYVGTGVGKITLYKEKEVVKRNVPSENAVDELIDLIREHGDWIEPKEA
- a CDS encoding oxidoreductase, which produces MKAVIAGATGLIGTFLVDRMKTDKDVMTVTALTRRDGEQVGKVAWTKVDFDNLDDLKNACDGASHAFCCLGTTINTAGSKEAFRKVDHDYVIDFAKAAKSQGIERFSVVSAIGSSADSSVFYNKVKGEMERDLENIGFASLHVFHPSLLLGPRKEDRLGEKIGTVGMKLVSPLMMGSLTKYKPIHVKTVAGAMLRLAKSPEKGVQHYEYDEMTEAY
- a CDS encoding M28 family peptidase, whose amino-acid sequence is MKTNIFLSTILSVAFFGAFAQNTQSLVEETVTHSGVQAKIEFIASDELKGRDTPSPEQEIAAKYLATRMKEWGVKTAPGMDSYRQKVNFKKVTPPASGAFMVKDSTYALGEDILLLDGSSANLEAKVVFLDYGSEDDFANAKVEGKIVVVRLGDKGEPNVRKAFMAGRAKRKRAAENGALALIELYSSTQISWKIIKNYIGGPSISLDMGEEKEEGLPHLWLNDSWNTSADFFAEKVKKAELNIDGATIERFFAYNVIGMVEGTNPDLKDEIVVYSAHYDHVGLGQPDAEGDTIYNGTRDNGIGSITVLEAAHNIAKYPLDRTSMFIFFTGEEKGLLGSEWFVEHPVVPLESIVMCFNSDNAGYNDTSITTIIGLERTTATEAFITAGETYGLGTIADQMPDQNLFDRSDQVSFAAKGIPAVMYTMGVTAFDDELLKYYHQAGDNPDSVDYDYLFKFTKAYVHACRLVGNMPERPYWTEGDKYYEAGEELYKTQ
- a CDS encoding peptidoglycan DD-metalloendopeptidase family protein, producing the protein MRFTNSLLLLSILFLTYSCSQGEENIEDLDPEDVSIQVDEVPKRYGIEEDAYKIHEGTIKKNQFLADILLGYGVPYGEIAELEGASKDVHDVRKLKAGDNYAVFTNRDSTKKASFFVVETSPANYVVYQLGDSISAYLGQKPIETKLREAGGMINSSLYQTIADNDLPIDLAMELSLIYAWTVDFYRIQKGDYFKVIFEERFVEGQRIGVGEVIAAEFGHRDEIFSAFLFEEGKVSDYFDLEGENLRRAFLKAPVKFSRISSRYTMKRYHPVQRRFKAHLGTDYAAPQGTPIVATADGEVIASAYGKYNGNYVKIRHNSTYTTQYLHMSKRAVNNGAYVRQGDVIGYVGSTGLASGPHVCYRFWVNGKQVDPYQQDLPSGDPIPEEFKADFSTTGDSLNLILEQIEIGEVS
- a CDS encoding DUF3108 domain-containing protein, which gives rise to MKQVALLIIAVFLTLFGFSQKRPPEASLDTLPVMDLPEIDQTAFGEGEYLRFRLHYGIIDAGEAELNVYKSKRKYQGREALHVIGTGKTLGAFNWFFKVRDRYETYLDEEGIFPWEFVRDIREGGYEKKQTYSFHQHKAAVSTNKGDTFKIPPLSQDMLSSFYFARTIDFSNARAGDVFTIPTFVDGEEFPLKIRYLGKENLKSRTGTYRCLKFVPVVQEGRIFEEEEDMIVWITDDKNKIPVLAQAKVLVGSIKMELVEYQNLSNPIAKID